Sequence from the Herbaspirillum sp. meg3 genome:
AGACCAGGCCGATTTCGGCGATGTCCTCTGCCACCAGACGCAACACGTCGTTGGTGCCGGCCAGATCGAGAGATACCGAAATTTGCGGATGGCGTTCGCAGAAATAGACCATCGGCTGGCTCATGAAATCGCTCACGAACCCCTCGCCGATGACGATGCTGACGTGGCCGCGCTTGAGTCCGCGCAAACCTTGCAGCTTGGACAACAGATCTGCCTGGTGCGCCCCTTGTTCGCGGTAGTAGTCGATCAGCAGTTGCCCGGCTTCGGTCGGCACCACGCCGCGCCGATGCCGCTCCATGACGGGAATTGCCACCTCCTGCTCCAGCAAGGCAATCTGGCGGCTGACCGCCGATGGGGCGATATCCAGCTTGTCGGCAGCAGCACGCACGCTGCCGCACTGGACCGCTTCAAAGAAATAGACGAGGCGCTGTTCGCTGAGTTTTTTCATGGCCCTTCCCTGTTTATTCTGTTTTTTGAGTTGCCTCAATTAGAACAGAGTTCAGGAAATGCCATCACAAACCGTTGAGCAAGCACTCGTGAAGAAGTTGCACGGAATTGTCCGGAAGCTATGCTGCCGCACCGCTCAATGCGACCTTGACCAGATCGTCGATCTCGGTCGTGATATTCGACAGTACCCCCGCCACCACCGAAAACTCTTTGCCGGCCTGTCCCGCCCGCGCCGCGACAATGCGGGCATTGAAGGACACCATCTTGGCCTGCTTGGCGATGGTTTCGATGTCGGTCATGATGCCGCGCAGTTGCTTCTTCATCAGCAGTGCATGACGCTTGGACTGCTCTTCGTACACGCTGGTGATCTGGTTCAACACGCTCAGCATCGGCGTGGTGATGCGCACCAGCTCTTCCAGCAGTGCCGGGGCATCACGCAAGCTATCGTCGATGGCATTGAGCGTACGCTCCGCCAGATTGATGAAATAGACAATCTGCGCGTCGCCATCCAGCCTGCCGAAATAAGCCTCCCGCACTTCTTCACAAAAAATGCCCGGCACGGTATCCGAGCCTTTCACCAGCGCCGTATGCGCGCCGCGGAACAAGGCCAGCGCCTCACGTGCAATCGTGGTCGCACCTTCATGGCCTTGCGACGCCAACACCGCATACAACACCAGACGCTGCGACGTGAAACGGCGGCGTCCCGACAGGTTGATCAATGCGCCAAATACTTCGCCCGACAAAGGCTTGGTATCGACAGCGGAAGTCGTCTCGCTCTTCCCGGTACCGCTGTTTTGCATCAGCTTGATTTGCCCGGTGACCGCCATGTTGTTCCTTTCGTTTGAATCCGCTCTTGCGTTGCTTCTTGCGTTGCTTCTTACGCTGTTACTCTGCTTGCGCGGCGTTTTGCTACGCGGCTTCTTTCGCCGGATGCGCTTGCTTGCGATAGAGGAACTCAAGCACCGCCATACGGTATTCGGAATACTGCGCATCCTGCGCCAGCGCCACGCGCTCGCGCGGACGCGCCAGTTTGACGTCGAGGATCTCGCCGATGGTGGCGGCAGGTCCGTTGGTCATCATGACGATACGATCCGACAGCAGCACTGCC
This genomic interval carries:
- a CDS encoding methyl-accepting chemotaxis protein, with product MQNSGTGKSETTSAVDTKPLSGEVFGALINLSGRRRFTSQRLVLYAVLASQGHEGATTIAREALALFRGAHTALVKGSDTVPGIFCEEVREAYFGRLDGDAQIVYFINLAERTLNAIDDSLRDAPALLEELVRITTPMLSVLNQITSVYEEQSKRHALLMKKQLRGIMTDIETIAKQAKMVSFNARIVAARAGQAGKEFSVVAGVLSNITTEIDDLVKVALSGAAA